Proteins from a genomic interval of Chryseobacterium indologenes:
- a CDS encoding TonB-dependent receptor, whose product MKKTSIFLVAATATLYFNNAYAQETPQDSVKVSSIDQVVITGNSNPKKKIESSTAISTFSAKEIQKQNPISAAALLQRVPGFAVETSGGEVGNNLFARGIPSAGAYEFVQVQEDGLPVFEDGALQFANADNFFRVDNSVSRLEALRGGSGSIFATNSPGGLINFITKEGTNDFKGTAKIETGTYGLMRTDVNLGGALVKDKLFFNIGGFYRSDDGIRKTGFKANNGGQIRMNLKYVFDKGYVKVYYKKLDDRNTFFLPIPLIQNGNKLKGFDGFDPNYGTYSYRAISQLNIPQAGGGFFSRNLEDGIHPKVDVLGAEFKYDLGNNFSVLNKTRYTNINMNYTGIFPAGAPQTGAEFAKNMGMTNYQYSLVSNGAIVNPAYVQKLGFWAIDKKMDNFVNDLQLNYKFDQGNVTAGFYKSNWKSQQYWNWSNILATATDRPELLNLVDPSLSPNANGYSKTYNGVTDMTFLQRNTQTQGSLNALYVNLDYNVTDALSLNGGIRYSHDYYKGSFANTTTANLNNSGLTTDGTHGFNTTTADDNMSVLGNKFTYWNYTIDKVSFTLAANYKINRENAVYARFSNGFRSPNEEAYYNYFSNPNPDKPLKSVSTNQVEVGYKYYSRTFDLAVIPFYSSLKNLSFTDVFSDGRSENIFANTRNFGVEIEGYARLFNNVLEVAFNGTVQNPKYKNLEAGSLLEGNTVRRMPKFYFNIAPAVNITKSWRAYVSMNYYGKRFQDELNVQTLPSFTEFGAGMSYQLGKIRFAVDGTNIFNTIGITEGDPRAGSPTGDGIIMARPIMGAAARASVTLDF is encoded by the coding sequence ATGAAAAAAACATCAATCTTTTTAGTCGCCGCTACAGCTACATTGTATTTCAATAATGCGTATGCTCAGGAAACTCCGCAGGACTCTGTGAAAGTTTCGTCTATCGACCAGGTTGTTATTACAGGAAATTCCAATCCAAAGAAAAAAATAGAATCCAGTACTGCGATTTCCACATTTAGTGCAAAGGAAATACAGAAGCAAAATCCTATCAGTGCTGCTGCTTTACTACAGAGGGTTCCCGGCTTTGCTGTTGAAACTTCAGGAGGTGAAGTGGGAAATAACCTGTTTGCAAGGGGAATTCCATCTGCAGGAGCTTATGAATTTGTGCAGGTACAGGAAGATGGTCTTCCCGTTTTTGAAGATGGTGCCCTTCAGTTTGCCAATGCGGATAATTTTTTCCGCGTCGACAATTCTGTCAGCAGGCTCGAAGCTTTAAGAGGAGGTTCAGGTTCCATTTTTGCGACGAATTCTCCCGGAGGTCTTATCAATTTTATCACGAAGGAAGGAACCAATGATTTTAAGGGAACCGCAAAAATTGAAACGGGAACCTATGGACTGATGCGTACAGACGTCAATCTTGGAGGTGCTTTGGTTAAAGATAAACTGTTTTTCAATATAGGTGGTTTCTACCGATCTGATGACGGAATCAGGAAAACCGGTTTTAAAGCGAATAACGGCGGACAGATCAGAATGAATCTGAAATATGTGTTCGACAAAGGGTACGTTAAAGTATATTATAAAAAATTAGATGACAGGAATACCTTCTTCCTGCCAATTCCTTTAATTCAAAATGGAAATAAGCTGAAAGGATTTGATGGCTTTGATCCGAATTATGGAACCTACAGCTACAGAGCGATCAGTCAGCTGAATATTCCACAGGCGGGAGGCGGCTTTTTCAGCAGAAACCTGGAAGATGGAATTCATCCGAAAGTGGATGTATTGGGAGCTGAATTCAAATATGACCTTGGGAATAACTTCAGTGTTCTCAATAAAACCCGATACACCAATATCAATATGAACTATACGGGAATTTTCCCGGCTGGAGCACCTCAAACCGGAGCTGAGTTTGCAAAGAATATGGGCATGACCAATTATCAGTATTCATTAGTAAGTAATGGCGCTATTGTAAATCCTGCTTACGTGCAAAAGTTAGGATTCTGGGCTATCGATAAAAAGATGGATAATTTTGTGAATGACTTACAGCTTAATTATAAATTTGACCAAGGAAATGTAACTGCCGGTTTTTATAAATCCAACTGGAAATCCCAGCAATACTGGAACTGGAGTAATATTCTGGCTACAGCCACAGACAGACCGGAGCTGTTAAATCTCGTAGATCCGTCGCTAAGCCCCAATGCAAACGGGTATTCTAAAACCTACAACGGGGTAACAGACATGACCTTTCTGCAGAGAAATACACAAACCCAGGGAAGCCTGAATGCCCTTTATGTAAACCTGGATTATAACGTTACCGATGCATTGAGTCTGAATGGAGGAATTCGTTACAGCCATGATTATTATAAAGGAAGTTTTGCCAATACAACGACAGCCAATTTAAACAATTCAGGGTTAACCACTGACGGGACCCATGGCTTTAATACCACAACGGCTGATGACAACATGAGTGTATTGGGAAATAAATTTACCTACTGGAACTATACTATTGATAAAGTTTCTTTCACGTTGGCGGCCAACTATAAAATTAACAGAGAAAATGCTGTATATGCACGTTTCTCCAATGGTTTCAGGTCTCCGAATGAAGAAGCATATTACAATTATTTTTCCAATCCGAACCCTGATAAACCTTTAAAATCAGTATCAACGAATCAGGTTGAAGTAGGATATAAATATTACTCCCGTACTTTTGACCTGGCTGTGATTCCGTTTTATTCATCCTTAAAAAATCTTTCATTTACAGATGTTTTCTCAGACGGAAGATCAGAAAATATATTTGCCAATACCAGGAATTTCGGGGTAGAAATAGAAGGATATGCCCGTTTATTTAATAATGTCCTGGAAGTAGCTTTCAACGGAACTGTTCAGAATCCTAAATATAAAAATCTGGAAGCAGGAAGTTTGCTCGAAGGAAATACTGTGAGAAGAATGCCGAAGTTCTATTTTAATATAGCTCCCGCTGTGAATATTACAAAATCATGGCGTGCTTATGTAAGTATGAACTATTACGGGAAACGTTTCCAGGATGAGCTGAATGTACAGACGCTGCCATCTTTCACAGAATTTGGAGCAGGAATGTCTTATCAGCTTGGAAAAATTCGTTTTGCAGTGGATGGAACCAATATCTTTAATACAATTGGTATTACGGAAGGA